The following are encoded in a window of Campylobacter concisus genomic DNA:
- the hypF gene encoding carbamoyltransferase HypF — MRSSFRYEIKGLVQGVGFRPFVYTLAHNFALVGEIYNDDEGVKLNFSGEEASFLAFEKELYEKLPALARIDELKKFKIDKIYEKLEIIASKSATKQAPILPDYALCDDCLHEFYDPTNPRYKYPFINCTNCGPRFSIIKALPYDRINTTMNEFKMCKFCESEYKDPLNRRYHAEPISCPNCGPRLYLKDKFGKVLASGNEAAKEAAKLINEGKILAIKGLGGFHLVCDATNEAAVCELRARKHRPSKPFALMSKNLQNARKIVQISEAEAKLLSSNLKPIVLLEAKNGSNIAKSVAPNLNKLGVMLAFSGIHLLLFDYLEHDIIATSANISGEVVIKDESELREKLGDVIDFYLDHDRKIYSPSDDSIAFCVGDEVIFTRTSRGLNPNFIHTNFKQKGTFLALGAELKSSFCIYKDGLLMISPYIGDLKNVATFDRFKDIFTIFETTYDLKIDKVIADLHPNFLNTKWAKDQGFELVRLQHHYAHLLSVIFENELVDKEYLGFCFDGTGYGEDGKIWGGEVFRLDKNSYERVYHFDEFSLFGGENSIKNIYLIAYSIILKYSLEDEASKFLVNFDEKMLANFKKMEQKGLNLIKTSSVGRIFDAFGAIICGLFHSSFEGESGMRLEALYDKNLDACYKFSLDNGVIGFKEAFKSALKDEPRVAATAFINGLADIIFEISKKEKMEILLSGGVFQNKTLLELIYKKFTKVNLKFYINKKFCSNDSNVNLGQIYYYLSTFSNK, encoded by the coding sequence TTGAGATCAAGCTTTAGATATGAGATCAAAGGCTTAGTTCAGGGTGTGGGCTTTAGACCTTTTGTCTATACTTTGGCGCACAATTTTGCTCTTGTTGGTGAAATTTACAACGACGATGAGGGAGTGAAGCTAAATTTTAGCGGCGAAGAGGCTAGCTTTTTGGCTTTTGAAAAAGAGCTTTATGAGAAGCTGCCAGCCCTTGCTAGGATCGATGAGCTAAAGAAATTTAAGATAGATAAAATTTATGAAAAGCTTGAGATCATCGCTTCAAAGTCGGCAACCAAACAAGCGCCTATCTTGCCTGATTACGCACTTTGCGATGACTGCTTGCACGAGTTTTATGACCCCACAAATCCACGCTACAAATACCCTTTTATAAACTGCACCAACTGCGGACCGAGATTTTCTATCATCAAAGCATTGCCCTACGACAGGATAAATACGACGATGAACGAGTTTAAAATGTGCAAATTTTGCGAGAGCGAGTACAAAGATCCGCTTAATCGCCGCTATCACGCAGAGCCGATCTCTTGCCCAAACTGCGGGCCAAGGCTCTATCTAAAAGATAAATTTGGCAAAGTCTTGGCTAGTGGGAACGAAGCGGCTAAAGAGGCAGCTAAGCTCATAAACGAGGGCAAAATTTTAGCCATTAAAGGGCTTGGTGGCTTTCATCTGGTTTGTGACGCGACAAATGAAGCCGCAGTTTGCGAGCTAAGAGCTAGAAAGCACCGCCCAAGCAAGCCCTTTGCTCTGATGAGTAAAAATTTACAAAACGCTAGAAAAATAGTGCAAATTTCAGAAGCAGAGGCGAAGCTTCTTAGCTCAAATTTAAAGCCGATCGTCTTGCTTGAAGCAAAAAACGGCTCAAATATCGCAAAAAGCGTCGCGCCAAATTTAAATAAGCTTGGCGTCATGCTCGCATTTAGTGGCATACATCTTTTGCTATTTGACTATTTAGAACATGATATCATCGCAACTAGCGCAAACATCTCAGGCGAAGTTGTGATAAAAGACGAGAGTGAGCTAAGAGAAAAACTAGGTGATGTCATAGATTTTTACCTTGATCACGACCGAAAAATTTACTCGCCAAGTGACGATAGTATCGCTTTTTGCGTTGGTGATGAAGTGATTTTTACAAGAACGAGCCGTGGCTTAAATCCAAATTTCATCCATACAAATTTCAAGCAAAAAGGGACATTTTTAGCCCTTGGAGCCGAGCTAAAAAGCTCATTTTGTATCTATAAAGACGGGCTTTTGATGATTAGTCCATATATCGGCGATCTAAAAAACGTGGCGACTTTTGATAGGTTTAAGGATATTTTCACCATTTTTGAAACGACTTATGATCTAAAAATTGACAAAGTCATAGCCGATCTGCATCCAAATTTTTTAAATACAAAATGGGCAAAAGATCAGGGCTTTGAGCTAGTTCGTCTGCAGCATCACTACGCGCATTTGCTAAGTGTGATTTTTGAAAATGAGCTAGTAGACAAAGAGTATCTTGGTTTTTGTTTTGACGGCACAGGATATGGGGAGGACGGCAAAATTTGGGGTGGCGAGGTCTTTAGGCTAGATAAAAATAGTTACGAGCGAGTTTATCATTTTGATGAATTTAGCCTATTTGGGGGCGAAAACAGCATCAAAAATATCTATCTAATCGCATATTCTATTATTTTAAAATACTCTCTTGAGGACGAAGCTAGTAAATTTTTAGTAAATTTTGATGAAAAAATGCTTGCAAATTTTAAAAAAATGGAGCAAAAAGGACTAAACTTAATAAAGACTAGCTCGGTTGGTAGGATATTTGACGCATTTGGAGCGATTATTTGTGGGCTTTTTCACTCGAGTTTTGAGGGCGAGAGCGGCATGAGGCTTGAAGCGCTTTATGATAAAAATTTAGATGCGTGTTACAAATTTAGCCTAGATAATGGAGTTATTGGCTTTAAAGAGGCTTTTAAAAGTGCTTTAAAAGATGAGCCAAGAGTTGCTGCAACGGCATTTATAAATGGCTTGGCTGATATTATTTTTGAAATTTCAAAAAAAGAAAAAATGGAAATTTTGCTAAGCGGTGGAGTTTTTCAAAATAAGACTTTACTCGAACTTATTTACAAAAAATTTACTAAAGTAAATTTGAAATTTTATATCAATAAAAAATTCTGTAGCAACGATTCTAACGTAAATTTAGGGCAAATTTATTATTATTTATCCACATTTTCTAATAAGTGA
- a CDS encoding HyaD/HybD family hydrogenase maturation endopeptidase, protein MRVLVLGIGNVMFADEGIGVHFVNLMDKNYKFTSSKNELTLMDGGTLALALTHIISEFDYLIVVDCISANGASVGDVYFFDFLNVPNFISWDGSAHEIEMLQTLHLMELAGDRPTTKILGIVPSRIESSNFSLSDEVMNASNILKKTLLDHLKELDFKCEKVANFTLNDIVDEYAKKGLK, encoded by the coding sequence ATGAGAGTGCTGGTTCTTGGTATCGGCAACGTGATGTTTGCCGATGAGGGCATAGGTGTTCATTTTGTAAATTTGATGGACAAAAACTACAAATTTACAAGTTCTAAAAACGAGCTTACTCTAATGGACGGGGGCACTTTAGCCCTCGCCCTAACTCACATCATAAGCGAATTTGACTATCTTATCGTCGTTGATTGCATTAGCGCAAACGGCGCAAGCGTGGGTGATGTTTATTTTTTTGATTTTCTAAATGTACCAAATTTTATCAGCTGGGACGGCTCGGCTCACGAGATAGAGATGCTCCAGACCCTTCATCTAATGGAGCTTGCAGGCGATAGGCCTACGACTAAAATTTTAGGTATCGTGCCTAGCCGCATAGAGTCATCAAATTTTAGCCTCTCAGATGAGGTTATGAACGCTTCTAATATTTTAAAAAAAACGCTGCTCGATCACTTAAAAGAGCTTGATTTTAAGTGTGAAAAGGTGGCAAATTTTACCCTAAATGATATCGTTGATGAATACGCTAAAAAAGGTTTAAAATGA
- the cybH gene encoding Ni/Fe-hydrogenase, b-type cytochrome subunit, with the protein MSHKNADRISEYEFSIGVRLTHWIRFAAITLLVVSGYYISYVFVSPEITSEPTNFMQAKWRMAHQIAGFVLIAAFIFKFYLFVFDKHSKKEWMSVVDFLNPKIWIAQIKYYLFMGPHPHLRGVYNPLQFASYFFFYLILTLICLSGLVLYVHVYHEGLGGALYEPARFFEELMGGLANVRTIHRICMWVIVIFVPIHVYMAVFNAVKGKNGAMDAIVSGYKFVKEH; encoded by the coding sequence ATGTCACATAAAAATGCTGACAGGATCAGCGAATACGAATTCTCCATCGGCGTTAGGCTGACACACTGGATTAGATTTGCAGCGATCACACTTTTAGTTGTGAGCGGCTACTATATCTCGTACGTTTTTGTGAGTCCAGAGATCACGAGCGAGCCTACAAATTTTATGCAAGCAAAGTGGCGTATGGCTCATCAGATCGCTGGCTTTGTGCTAATAGCGGCGTTTATCTTTAAATTTTATCTATTTGTCTTTGATAAACATAGTAAAAAAGAGTGGATGAGTGTGGTTGATTTTCTAAATCCAAAAATTTGGATCGCACAGATTAAGTATTATCTTTTTATGGGACCACATCCGCATTTAAGGGGCGTTTATAATCCTTTGCAGTTTGCCTCATACTTTTTCTTTTATCTTATTTTGACTCTTATTTGCCTAAGCGGTCTTGTGCTTTATGTTCATGTTTATCATGAGGGACTTGGCGGAGCGCTTTATGAGCCAGCTAGGTTTTTTGAAGAGCTTATGGGCGGACTAGCAAATGTCAGAACGATACATAGAATTTGTATGTGGGTCATTGTGATTTTTGTGCCTATTCATGTTTATATGGCAGTATTTAACGCTGTTAAAGGTAAAAATGGAGCGATGGACGCTATCGTTAGTGGCTATAAATTTGTAAAAGAACACTGA
- a CDS encoding nickel-dependent hydrogenase large subunit, whose protein sequence is MSEKRIVIDPITRIEGHLRIEVVVDENNVVKEAYSGSTLWRGLEQIVKGRDPRDAGFFMQRICGVCTYSHYRAGIIAVENALGIKPPLNAELTRTLMNAALYLHDHIVHFYQLHGMDWADVVSALSADVHKASEEAFKYTDLPFATGADKLKEVKERVEAFVKKGNLGPFANAYWGHSTYKFTPEQNLIVLSHYLECLRIQRTAAQMMAIFGAKNPHPQSLTVGGVTCVMDLMDPARMGEYMSKFAEIKEFVDRAYYPDILMAAKAYGNEPSVLNDVGVANLLCYDEFLIGKNDHLFKGGYILNGDLSKVYDVDENKITEEATRSWYKNDKALHPYDGETEANYTGLIDGESIDAEGKLAHSKLFDTKGKYSWIKAPRYDGLPMQVGPIASIVINYARGNERVKKVVDEFLAKSGLPLSAVFSTLGRTATRMLEAKVVAEHTMDAFNALVENLKSDQETCAKYVIDNKKEYKGNFQGNAPRGALSHWCRIKDGVITNWQAVVPSTWNASPKDAQNQMGSYEACLVGLKIADLSKPLEIIRKIHSYDPCIACAVHVMDTKGNDLSTYKINPNL, encoded by the coding sequence ATGAGTGAAAAAAGAATAGTAATAGACCCTATAACTCGTATCGAGGGACACTTAAGAATAGAAGTTGTTGTAGATGAAAATAATGTCGTAAAAGAGGCGTATTCTGGCTCAACTCTTTGGCGTGGCTTAGAGCAGATCGTAAAAGGCAGAGACCCAAGAGATGCTGGCTTTTTTATGCAAAGAATTTGTGGCGTTTGTACATACTCGCACTACCGAGCAGGCATTATTGCAGTTGAAAATGCACTTGGCATCAAGCCTCCATTAAATGCTGAGCTAACTAGAACGCTGATGAACGCAGCTTTATATCTTCACGATCACATCGTGCATTTTTATCAGCTTCATGGCATGGATTGGGCGGACGTCGTCTCTGCACTAAGTGCAGATGTGCATAAAGCTAGCGAAGAGGCGTTTAAATATACTGATCTGCCATTTGCCACGGGAGCTGACAAGCTAAAAGAGGTAAAAGAGAGGGTTGAAGCATTTGTTAAAAAGGGCAACCTTGGACCATTTGCCAACGCATACTGGGGACATAGCACATATAAATTTACGCCAGAGCAAAATTTGATCGTTCTCTCTCACTACTTAGAGTGTTTAAGAATCCAAAGAACTGCAGCTCAGATGATGGCTATCTTTGGCGCAAAAAACCCACATCCACAAAGCTTAACAGTTGGTGGCGTGACCTGCGTGATGGACCTTATGGATCCAGCTAGAATGGGCGAATATATGAGCAAATTTGCCGAGATTAAAGAATTTGTAGATAGAGCTTACTATCCAGATATCTTGATGGCAGCTAAAGCTTATGGTAATGAGCCAAGCGTTCTAAACGATGTTGGTGTGGCAAATTTACTTTGCTACGATGAGTTTTTGATAGGCAAAAATGATCATCTATTTAAAGGTGGCTATATCTTAAATGGCGATCTTAGCAAGGTTTATGATGTTGATGAAAATAAAATCACCGAAGAAGCTACTAGGTCTTGGTATAAAAACGACAAAGCGCTTCACCCATATGACGGCGAGACTGAGGCAAACTACACAGGTCTTATTGACGGCGAGAGCATAGACGCCGAGGGCAAACTAGCTCATAGTAAGCTTTTTGATACAAAAGGCAAATATAGCTGGATCAAAGCACCAAGATATGATGGTTTGCCTATGCAAGTAGGTCCAATAGCAAGTATTGTTATAAACTACGCTAGAGGCAACGAGAGAGTTAAAAAGGTAGTTGATGAGTTTTTAGCAAAGAGTGGATTGCCATTAAGTGCAGTTTTCTCAACTCTAGGCAGAACCGCTACTCGTATGCTCGAGGCAAAAGTAGTAGCAGAGCATACAATGGATGCATTTAATGCCTTGGTAGAAAATTTAAAATCAGATCAAGAGACTTGCGCAAAATATGTAATCGATAACAAAAAAGAGTACAAAGGAAATTTCCAAGGCAATGCTCCAAGAGGTGCGCTTAGCCACTGGTGCCGCATAAAAGATGGTGTTATCACAAACTGGCAAGCAGTCGTACCAAGCACATGGAACGCCTCTCCAAAAGATGCGCAAAACCAAATGGGAAGCTACGAAGCGTGCTTAGTTGGTTTAAAGATCGCTGATCTTTCAAAACCACTCGAGATAATACGAAAAATTCACTCTTACGATCCTTGCATCGCATGCGCTGTGCATGTTATGGATACAAAGGGAAATGATTTGAGTACTTATAAGATAAATCCAAATTTGTAA
- a CDS encoding hydrogenase small subunit: MNNDLRQKIDRRLSELSALPKMKSDSSIAQLLKEKGFTRRDFMKWAGAMTAFMALPSAMTPMVARAAELSDRLPVIWLHMAECTGCSESLLRTDAPSIDSLIFDYISLEYHETIMAASGWQAEENLESAIEKYKGRYILLVEGGIPTGATENFLTVGPHGTTGKTHAVNASKDAAAIFAIGTCSSFGGIQAARPNPSNSVGLSKVTDKPVINVAGCPPSEKNIVGNVLHFLLFGTLPALDVYNRPKWAYGLRIHDLCERRGHFDAGEFVQNFGDEGAKNGYCLYKVGCKGPYTFNNCSRERFNQHTSWPVQAGHGCIGCSEPDFWDTMGPFEEPMADRLFDTVLGLGADNVSDKVGIGILALTGIGIAAHAVIASMSKDKE, encoded by the coding sequence ATGAATAATGACTTGCGTCAAAAGATAGATAGGCGCTTAAGTGAGCTTAGTGCGTTGCCTAAGATGAAAAGCGACTCAAGTATTGCGCAGCTTTTAAAAGAGAAGGGCTTTACGAGGCGTGATTTTATGAAGTGGGCTGGTGCGATGACAGCTTTTATGGCTCTACCAAGCGCGATGACACCGATGGTTGCTCGTGCTGCTGAGCTTAGTGACAGGCTTCCTGTGATATGGCTTCATATGGCAGAATGCACAGGCTGTAGCGAGAGCTTACTAAGAACCGATGCTCCAAGCATAGATAGTCTTATATTTGACTACATAAGCCTTGAATACCACGAAACTATCATGGCAGCTTCTGGTTGGCAGGCTGAAGAAAATTTAGAGAGCGCGATCGAAAAATACAAAGGCAGATACATCCTACTAGTTGAGGGCGGTATCCCAACTGGTGCGACTGAAAATTTTCTAACTGTTGGACCTCATGGCACAACAGGTAAAACTCATGCTGTAAATGCTTCAAAAGACGCAGCTGCTATCTTTGCGATCGGCACCTGTTCTAGCTTTGGTGGCATTCAAGCTGCAAGGCCAAATCCATCAAATTCAGTGGGACTTTCAAAGGTAACTGATAAACCAGTTATTAATGTTGCGGGCTGTCCACCAAGTGAGAAAAATATCGTTGGCAACGTGCTTCACTTCTTGCTTTTTGGCACACTTCCAGCACTTGATGTTTACAATAGACCAAAATGGGCTTATGGCTTAAGAATTCACGATCTTTGCGAAAGACGTGGTCACTTTGACGCTGGCGAGTTTGTCCAAAACTTCGGCGATGAGGGTGCAAAAAATGGCTACTGCTTATACAAAGTAGGCTGTAAAGGTCCATATACATTTAATAACTGCTCACGCGAGAGATTTAACCAGCACACATCGTGGCCAGTTCAAGCAGGTCACGGCTGTATAGGCTGCTCAGAGCCAGACTTCTGGGATACGATGGGACCATTTGAAGAGCCTATGGCAGATAGACTCTTTGATACTGTTTTAGGTCTTGGAGCTGATAATGTCAGCGATAAAGTTGGCATTGGAATTTTAGCTCTTACTGGCATTGGTATAGCAGCTCACGCTGTTATAGCTTCTATGAGTAAAGATAAAGAATAA
- the flgH gene encoding flagellar basal body L-ring protein FlgH — MNHKTIWLVLSAGIICTGCTPSADPHINMKPPVYVEQLPSKDSGTGQSNAGSLFGKGENPLFSDRKAMNVNDIVTIVISENASQTSTGSKSTNKDSTISLGGGVFTAGAAPLSTVADNLNKYGDIGFKAGGGNKFTGSGTSNRSEKFTATISARIIKILNNGNYFIEGSRELLINGEKQIMQVSGVIRPYDISQNNEIDSKYIADAKILYKTEGELDKSTKKPWGTRLMEAIWPF; from the coding sequence ATGAATCATAAAACGATTTGGCTCGTCTTATCTGCGGGCATTATTTGCACTGGCTGCACACCAAGTGCTGATCCTCATATCAATATGAAACCCCCAGTTTATGTCGAGCAACTCCCTTCAAAAGATAGTGGAACCGGACAAAGCAACGCTGGCAGCCTCTTTGGTAAGGGCGAGAATCCGCTATTTTCAGACAGAAAGGCGATGAATGTAAATGATATCGTGACTATCGTCATCTCAGAAAATGCAAGCCAAACTTCAACTGGTAGCAAAAGTACCAACAAAGATAGCACTATCTCGCTTGGTGGCGGTGTTTTCACAGCTGGGGCTGCACCGCTTTCAACTGTGGCTGATAATCTAAATAAATACGGCGACATAGGCTTTAAAGCAGGTGGTGGCAATAAATTTACAGGAAGTGGCACGAGCAACAGAAGCGAGAAATTTACCGCAACCATTTCAGCCAGGATCATAAAAATCCTAAATAATGGCAATTACTTTATAGAAGGTAGCCGGGAGCTACTTATAAATGGCGAAAAACAGATCATGCAAGTAAGTGGTGTCATCAGACCTTACGACATCTCACAAAATAACGAAATCGACTCAAAATATATAGCTGACGCTAAAATTTTGTATAAAACAGAGGGCGAGCTAGACAAATCTACCAAAAAACCTTGGGGCACAAGACTTATGGAGGCTATCTGGCCATTTTAA
- the pta gene encoding phosphate acetyltransferase, translating into MKSCYVFTDKNLAHLQEIIATKFKKVEIFKIIPDENDKNNLISSNEKEFFLKFIDKFEELKAKSDFVIVLGCESFSVFGKSELNLKLAKNLNTPIFDENVSELKALNPNSKLLITDKIDEILSYKTDIITPFKFQSLLLKRAKAANKTVVLPESDDERILKAAHIVLEKDAANIILLGLENEISKKAAALGLNLSKAKVINPEQNELTDEFAKKIYELRKHKGVDEVKANALAKDKIYFATMLIYEGLADALVSGATMSTADTIRPALQIIKTKPNVSVVSGAFFMALEEEILLFADCAVTPNPSADELASITLSSAQTVSAFGISPKIAMLSYSTADSGSGPDVEFIKEAAKKASELDANLKIAAPIQFDAAVDLSVASKKMPNSDVAGHANVFIFPNLNCGNICYKAVQRSANALAVGPILQGLKKPVNDLSRGCLVEDVINTILISAIQAGE; encoded by the coding sequence ATGAAAAGTTGTTACGTTTTTACAGACAAAAATTTAGCACATCTGCAAGAAATTATAGCTACAAAATTCAAAAAAGTTGAGATTTTCAAAATAATCCCAGATGAAAACGATAAAAATAACTTAATAAGTTCAAATGAAAAAGAGTTTTTTCTTAAATTTATAGATAAATTTGAAGAGCTAAAAGCCAAAAGCGACTTTGTCATAGTCCTTGGATGTGAGAGTTTTAGTGTCTTTGGCAAAAGCGAGCTAAATTTAAAGCTAGCAAAAAATTTAAACACGCCAATTTTTGACGAAAATGTAAGTGAACTAAAAGCACTAAATCCAAACTCAAAGCTTCTAATCACCGATAAGATCGATGAAATTTTGAGCTACAAAACAGATATCATCACACCATTTAAATTTCAAAGCTTGCTTCTAAAAAGGGCCAAAGCTGCAAACAAAACCGTTGTTTTACCAGAGAGTGACGATGAGAGAATTTTAAAAGCGGCTCATATCGTACTAGAAAAAGACGCAGCAAATATCATCTTGCTAGGACTTGAAAATGAAATTTCAAAAAAAGCGGCCGCTTTGGGGCTAAATTTAAGCAAAGCCAAAGTGATCAATCCAGAACAAAACGAGCTGACAGATGAATTTGCAAAGAAAATTTATGAGCTAAGAAAGCATAAAGGCGTGGACGAAGTCAAGGCAAATGCGCTTGCAAAAGATAAAATTTACTTTGCTACGATGCTAATTTATGAAGGCCTAGCCGATGCCTTGGTAAGTGGCGCTACGATGAGCACGGCTGATACGATCCGCCCAGCCTTGCAAATAATAAAAACAAAGCCAAATGTAAGCGTGGTAAGTGGGGCATTTTTTATGGCGCTTGAAGAGGAAATTTTGCTTTTTGCCGACTGTGCTGTCACGCCAAATCCAAGCGCAGATGAGCTAGCTAGTATCACGCTAAGTAGTGCTCAAACAGTAAGTGCCTTTGGTATTAGTCCAAAGATCGCTATGCTAAGCTACTCTACGGCTGATAGTGGAAGTGGGCCTGATGTAGAATTTATAAAAGAGGCTGCTAAAAAGGCGAGCGAGCTTGATGCAAATTTAAAAATAGCTGCGCCTATTCAGTTTGATGCGGCAGTTGATCTAAGCGTGGCTAGTAAAAAAATGCCAAACTCTGATGTGGCTGGGCATGCAAATGTCTTTATCTTTCCAAATTTAAACTGCGGAAATATCTGTTATAAAGCAGTTCAGCGAAGTGCAAACGCTCTAGCCGTGGGTCCGATACTTCAAGGATTAAAAAAGCCAGTTAACGACCTAAGTCGCGGCTGCCTCGTTGAAGACGTGATAAATACTATCTTAATCAGTGCTATACAAGCAGGAGAATAA
- a CDS encoding acetate kinase, which produces MKILVLNSGSSSVKFQLFDMQTKTSLASGLVEQIGSSSSRAVLKANGEVYEIKRFIKDHHDGLEAMNELFTTSHTLHDLSELDGIGHRIVHGGESFFSSMIVDESVIKKIEEISPLAPLHNPGHLAGIKNAMKESKNVPHVVVFDTVFHQSMPEYAYRYALPYDVCKAHHIRKYGFHGTSHRYVCKQAAKMLGIEFDKFNAISLHLGNGASACAVQNGKSIDTSMGLSPLEGLIMGTRSGDMDPAVVIYLLNIGVLKWNEIDNFLNKKSGLFGICGSSDMRDVVAKMENDERARLAFDMFCYRVKKYIGSYYAVLGRVDALIFTGGIGENAPNTRQKICDDLKHLGIHINHDLNFSNERGERCIDDKDAKIKTLIIPTNEELEIAIETARVIKESKAK; this is translated from the coding sequence ATGAAAATTTTGGTTTTAAACTCAGGTAGCAGCTCGGTAAAATTTCAACTTTTTGATATGCAGACAAAAACAAGCTTAGCAAGTGGCCTAGTCGAGCAAATCGGCAGCTCTAGCTCAAGAGCCGTGCTAAAGGCAAATGGCGAAGTTTATGAGATAAAACGCTTTATAAAAGACCACCATGACGGACTTGAGGCGATGAACGAGCTCTTTACCACATCACATACACTGCACGATCTAAGCGAGCTTGACGGCATAGGACACAGGATAGTGCATGGTGGCGAGAGCTTTTTTAGCTCGATGATCGTTGATGAGAGTGTCATTAAAAAGATCGAGGAGATAAGCCCTCTTGCCCCACTTCACAACCCAGGGCACCTTGCTGGCATCAAAAATGCGATGAAAGAGAGTAAAAACGTGCCTCACGTGGTCGTTTTTGACACTGTTTTTCATCAAAGCATGCCAGAGTACGCCTACCGCTACGCCCTACCCTACGATGTTTGCAAGGCTCATCACATCAGAAAATACGGCTTTCACGGCACATCGCACAGATATGTCTGCAAGCAAGCGGCAAAAATGCTTGGCATAGAGTTTGATAAATTTAACGCCATCTCGCTTCATTTAGGCAACGGCGCCTCAGCCTGCGCGGTGCAAAACGGCAAAAGTATCGACACTTCGATGGGACTTAGTCCACTTGAAGGGCTCATAATGGGTACAAGAAGTGGCGATATGGATCCAGCAGTAGTCATCTACCTGCTAAATATCGGTGTTTTAAAGTGGAACGAGATCGATAACTTTTTAAACAAAAAAAGCGGACTTTTTGGAATTTGTGGCTCAAGCGATATGAGAGATGTCGTAGCTAAAATGGAAAATGACGAGCGTGCAAGGCTTGCATTTGATATGTTTTGCTACCGGGTAAAAAAATATATAGGTTCGTATTATGCTGTTTTGGGACGCGTAGATGCACTTATTTTTACTGGCGGTATCGGCGAAAATGCACCAAACACAAGGCAAAAAATTTGTGATGACCTAAAGCATCTTGGCATCCACATCAACCACGATCTAAATTTCTCAAACGAGAGAGGTGAAAGGTGTATAGATGATAAAGATGCCAAAATAAAAACGCTCATCATCCCAACAAACGAAGAGCTAGAAATCGCGATAGAAACGGCTAGAGTAATAAAAGAGAGCAAAGCCAAATAA